One Oncorhynchus kisutch isolate 150728-3 linkage group LG13, Okis_V2, whole genome shotgun sequence DNA window includes the following coding sequences:
- the LOC109902668 gene encoding uncharacterized protein LOC109902668 isoform X2, which produces MNWDNQLSSILSAADGSVAKMRERLTTPGNYPKGREDLYPVREVASVSNLELPRLPPLPKSSISLLPPPSSAVQWADLAAVQSQLQIQSQAIESLTQSLHDMDRERHSQQRHIQALQDEVRRLREQATEREREQERDGERRGSGMTSPEVERRMDQWRRDVGRELSTLRRHITRATSQGNLEESFCSKLRREELDHLRREVDTLKTQLRRQEEDMFLQQSEARETRRQYEHSCKTLEELTDSYRNHSFDLAKTVSQYTHTEQEVRQIRITVSELKDEIRSLILRERHHTPTVTLHTAVPALAAFSRCKDARGQKAAPDSDSDDFSPTPSLAEVSSDDLSWLDDRDTAPPLAVPRVHQSSHSAGNDLRGPGSGLDDDDDDDGNLELGSDSPPDLSLNDL; this is translated from the exons ATGAACTGGGACAACCAGCTGAGCTCCATCCTCTCAGCAGCTGATGGCAGTGTTGCCAAGATGAGG GAGAGACTGACCACGCCAGGGAATTATCCAAAAGGAAGAGAAG ATCTCTATCCAGTCAGGGAGGTGGCTAGTGTGTCAAATTTGGAGCTCCctcgtctcccccctctccccaagtcctccatctctctcctcccccctccctcctccgctGTGCAGTGGGCAGACCTGGCAGCCGTCCAATCACAACTGCAGATCCAGAGCCAG GCCATAGAGTCTCTGACCCAAAGTCTTCAtgacatggacagagagagacactctcAGCAGCGCCACATACAGGCACTACAAG ATGAGGTTCGCAGGCTGCGAGAGCAGGCAACTGAGAGAGAGCGGGAAcaagaaagggatggagagaggagagggtcagggaTGACTAGTCCAGAAGTGGAGAGAAGGATGGACCAGTGGAGGAGAGATGTGGGCCGTGAGCTCAGCACTCTGAGAAGGCACATCACCAGAGCCACATCACAAGGCAAcctggaggagag TTTCTGCTCTAAGCTGCGAAGGGAGGAGTTGGATCatttgaggagagaggtggacacACTCAAAACCCAGCTCA ggaggcaggaggaggacaTGTTTCTTCAGCAGTCGGAGGCCAGAGAGACGAGGAGGCAGTATGAACACAGCTGCAAG ACACTAGAGGAACTAACAGACAGCTACAGAAACCACAGCTTTGACCTGGCCAAGACTGTttctcaatacacacacacagagcaggagGTCCGCCAGAtcag GATAACTGTATCGGAGCTGAAGGATGAGATCAGGAGTCTGATTCTCCGGGAGAGACATCACACACCTACTGTTACACTACACACAGCAG TTCCAGCATTAGCTGCCTTCTCCCGCTGTAAAGATGCCAGGGGTCAAAAGGCGGCGCCAGACTCGGACTCTGACGACTTCAGTCCCACCCCCAGTCTGGCTGAGGTCAGCTCTGAtgacctgtcctggctggatgaCAGAGACACAG CTCCTCCTCTAGCAGTACCTCGGGTACATCAGAGCTCCCATTCTGCAGGAAATGACCTCAGAGGACCAGGAAGTGGCCtggacgatgatgatgatgatgatggaaacCTGGAGTTGGGGTCAGACAGCCCCCCCGACCTCAGCCTCAATGACCTTTGA
- the LOC109902668 gene encoding uncharacterized protein LOC109902668 isoform X1 produces the protein MNWDNQLSSILSAADGSVAKMRERLTTPGNYPKGREVDLYPVREVASVSNLELPRLPPLPKSSISLLPPPSSAVQWADLAAVQSQLQIQSQAIESLTQSLHDMDRERHSQQRHIQALQDEVRRLREQATEREREQERDGERRGSGMTSPEVERRMDQWRRDVGRELSTLRRHITRATSQGNLEESFCSKLRREELDHLRREVDTLKTQLRRQEEDMFLQQSEARETRRQYEHSCKTLEELTDSYRNHSFDLAKTVSQYTHTEQEVRQIRITVSELKDEIRSLILRERHHTPTVTLHTAVPALAAFSRCKDARGQKAAPDSDSDDFSPTPSLAEVSSDDLSWLDDRDTAPPLAVPRVHQSSHSAGNDLRGPGSGLDDDDDDDGNLELGSDSPPDLSLNDL, from the exons ATGAACTGGGACAACCAGCTGAGCTCCATCCTCTCAGCAGCTGATGGCAGTGTTGCCAAGATGAGG GAGAGACTGACCACGCCAGGGAATTATCCAAAAGGAAGAGAAG TAGATCTCTATCCAGTCAGGGAGGTGGCTAGTGTGTCAAATTTGGAGCTCCctcgtctcccccctctccccaagtcctccatctctctcctcccccctccctcctccgctGTGCAGTGGGCAGACCTGGCAGCCGTCCAATCACAACTGCAGATCCAGAGCCAG GCCATAGAGTCTCTGACCCAAAGTCTTCAtgacatggacagagagagacactctcAGCAGCGCCACATACAGGCACTACAAG ATGAGGTTCGCAGGCTGCGAGAGCAGGCAACTGAGAGAGAGCGGGAAcaagaaagggatggagagaggagagggtcagggaTGACTAGTCCAGAAGTGGAGAGAAGGATGGACCAGTGGAGGAGAGATGTGGGCCGTGAGCTCAGCACTCTGAGAAGGCACATCACCAGAGCCACATCACAAGGCAAcctggaggagag TTTCTGCTCTAAGCTGCGAAGGGAGGAGTTGGATCatttgaggagagaggtggacacACTCAAAACCCAGCTCA ggaggcaggaggaggacaTGTTTCTTCAGCAGTCGGAGGCCAGAGAGACGAGGAGGCAGTATGAACACAGCTGCAAG ACACTAGAGGAACTAACAGACAGCTACAGAAACCACAGCTTTGACCTGGCCAAGACTGTttctcaatacacacacacagagcaggagGTCCGCCAGAtcag GATAACTGTATCGGAGCTGAAGGATGAGATCAGGAGTCTGATTCTCCGGGAGAGACATCACACACCTACTGTTACACTACACACAGCAG TTCCAGCATTAGCTGCCTTCTCCCGCTGTAAAGATGCCAGGGGTCAAAAGGCGGCGCCAGACTCGGACTCTGACGACTTCAGTCCCACCCCCAGTCTGGCTGAGGTCAGCTCTGAtgacctgtcctggctggatgaCAGAGACACAG CTCCTCCTCTAGCAGTACCTCGGGTACATCAGAGCTCCCATTCTGCAGGAAATGACCTCAGAGGACCAGGAAGTGGCCtggacgatgatgatgatgatgatggaaacCTGGAGTTGGGGTCAGACAGCCCCCCCGACCTCAGCCTCAATGACCTTTGA
- the mmachc gene encoding cyanocobalamin reductase / alkylcobalamin dealkylase yields MALPTVNVEDVRKALSNHLSKLGFEVYPLKIGWYNVVLPPSLHLSYPDDTLGAVVLSTPAMFEQAFLPFMESRGWKGVSADPIDQCVKHCINNTVSECFPGLKVDVSYDYEMLPSRKPKFLAQSAAHVAGAVYYYQRSDIPDHPWGEKKMFGVCIHPRLGGWFAIRAMLVFVGSEVGSELQQTAPPDCVPTREDRIQLLEDFNLRWQDWSYRDIVPPVQTYSQKQRKYFSTPPAQRLDLLTDWGYLTGGEEDNTQEN; encoded by the exons ATGGCGCTGCCCACGGTCAATGTGGAAGATGTGAGAAAAGCTTTGAGTAATCATCTGTCAAAGTTGGGGTTTGAAGTTTATCCACTGAAG ATTGGCTGGTACAATGTAGtcctgcccccctctctccatctgtcctaCCCTGATGACACCCTGGGAGCGGTGGTGCTCAGCACTCCAGCCATGTTTGAACAGGCCTTCCTGCCCTTCATGGAGAGCAGGGGCTGGAAGGGGGTGTCTGCAGACCCCATAGACCAGTGTGTCAAACACTGCATCAACAACACAGTCTCtgag tGTTTTCCAGGTCTGAAGGTAGATGTGAGTTATGACTATGAGATGCTGCCCAGCAGGAAGCCCAAGTTCCTGGCCCAGAGCGCTGCCCATGTGGCGGGAGCTGTGTACTACTACCAACGCTCCGACATACCTGACCACCCCTGGGGGGAGAAG AAGATGTTTGGTGTGTGTATACACCCGCGTCTGGGGGGCTGGTTTGCTATCAGAGCTATGTTAGTGTTTGTTGGGTCTGAGGTGGGTTCGGAGCTGCAGCAGACAGCTCCTCCAGACTGTGTTCCTACCAGGGAGGATAGGATACAGCTACTGGAGGACTTTAACCTCAGATGGCAG gactggagttacagagatATCGTCCCCCCAGTCCAAACCTACTCCCAGAAACAGAGAAAATACTTCTCCACCCCCCCAGCCCAGCGACTAGACCTGCTCACAGACTGGGGCTACCTGACCGGGGGAGAAGAGGACAACACACAGGAGAACTGA